The DNA region ACAGGGAAGATGATTGCTGCGGAATGAGCTTTTTAGAGGATTCATGTTATGTTGAAGTAAAGGGCGTAACATTGATAGTTGATGGTGAGGCCAGATTTCCCGATGCTCCAACTGAAAGGGGTGCAAAGCACTTGAAAGAATTGATAAAACTTAAAAAAGACGGAAATAGGTGTGTCGTGTTTTTTTTAATTCAACATCCTGCAGGCAATTTCTTCAGGCCAAATTGGGAAAATGACCCTGTATTTAGCCAAACTTTAAATGAAGCTTATGATGAGGGAGTTGAAATACTTGTTTACAGGTGCGATAATCGATTGGAGGGAATTGATTTAGTGCCTGAACCTTTAGATTTTGATTTGGCTCAAAGTTTCGCCAATGGCATCGTTGATGACTAATGTTGCAAGACGGTCATAAGGAGTTTCGCTTTTGTTAATCAAAACGAGATTGTCCCCTTTGAAGTAATTGACCAGGCCTGCGGCAGGATATACGACAAGTGATGTTCCTCCGATTATTAACGTGTCTGCAGAAGAGATGTAATCTGTCGCAAAGCTTAAAACAGCATTGTTTAATGGTTCTTCATATAAAACAACATCCGGCTTTACAGTTCCTCCACATTCACATCTAGGAATGCCTTCACTTTCTAAAACATATTCTAGTCCATATTCTTTACCGCAGATTTGACAGTAGTTCCTGTGTATGCTTCCGTGAAGTTCCAATACTTCCTTGCTGCCTGCCTTTTGATGAAGTCCATCAATGTTTTGGGTGATGATAGCTTTTAATTTTCCTTTCTTTTCTAACTCGGCAAGCTTTAAATGGGCAGGATTCGGTTTTGCATCCTTGAAAACAAGATTGTCTTTGTAATATTCGAAAAATTCTTCAGTATGGTCTAAATAATAGCTATGTGAAACTAGATTCTCAGGTGTGTCTCCGTATTTTTCCAAACTTTTGAAAATTCCGCTTTCAGATCTAAAATCTGGAATCCCACTTTCTGTTGATACGCCTGCCCCTCCAAAAAATACGATATTGTCTGAATAGTCAATAATTTCTTGTAATTCGTTAATTTTAGACATATTATTATTTATATTGTTAATGAATATTAATCTTTTGTCGATTTCAAAAATAAAGTTTTAAATATAATTTTTTACATAATATTATTAAGTTGTTAGTAACTTTTAGAGGAAATTCATGGTAAATACAAATTCTAATCTGGATTGGATGGTCTATTGGTCGCTTCCCAAATATAGTCCCCGGAATAGCCAGATTAAACTCATTAATCAAATCAATTTTGCAATTGGCGAAGGCTTTAAAAACATTATTTTGGAGGCGGGAACAGGCATTGGAAAGAGCGCCATAGCTACAACTCTTGCCAACATGTATGACGATTCGTATATATTGACAATGACAAAGCAGCTTCAGGAGCAGTATTTGGATGATTTTGGCGACATGCTTGTTGAGATTAAAGGTCGTGGAAATTACAAATGCAACTATAAGGGCAGCTGCGACTTTTGTATTAAGGCAGAGTATAATTTGAGAAGATGTTCGGATTGCGAATATCAAATAGCTTTTAGAAAGGCGACAGAAGCCAAAAATGTCATCACAAATTATGATTTTCTTTATTATGCTGGAGTTGCCAATCCTCTTTTGGACTCACGCGAACTGCTAATTTTAGATGAGGCTCATAATTTAGAGCGTAAAATGTTGATGTTGTCATCTTCAGAGCTGAATCGGGAATACATATCAACTAAGTTTGGAATTGATATTTTCGAACCATTAATGCATGCCACTAAATCCATGAATGATTTGAAAAGAAATTCATCATATTGGATTCAACTGTGCGATGACCTGGTTAAGGAATGTAAAAAAAGGATTAAAAAGATTGAAGGGGATGCCAATAAGTCAGTTCAGGTCACGTTGGATGAATTTGAAAGTGACCCCTCCAAATATTCTAATTTCGACTATGTCGAAAAACAAAATTTGGAGCAGGACATGAAATCCTTTGCATCAATCAGTTTGGGCCTGTCATCTGAAGATTTAATCATTGATTTGCCTAACAGGGATGCTATTTTATCTGGAGAGATGGACATCTCCGCCGAATTCAAACCCTTTTCCGTTTTGGATGATACTCAAAACTTGCTGGAATTGGGCAACATTCGCATATTTTTGACAGGAACATTGGGCAGTAAGGATAAGTTCTGTGAATGGAATAATATCAATCCTGATGAAACATTTTATATCTATGAGAAAAGTCCTTTTGATGTGGCTAAAAGGCCCATTTATACAGATTTTGTCGGCAGGATGAGTGGAAAAACAAGAGGCATTCCTAATTGGAAAAATAAGAGGGCCATCAAAAAGATTAAAGAACTGCTGGATAAGCATCAGGATGAAAAAGGTGTTATTCACACGTCAAGCAATGAACAGGCTTTCTGGATTATTCAAAATCTAAAAGATTATCCATTGGTTTTTGTTGGTGGTGAAGATAGAAACATCGTTTTAAAGGAATTCACAGAATCGAATGAAAGTATTGTTCTTATAGGTGCATCCATTAAGGATGGTGTTGATTTTAAAGGGGATTTATGCAGGTTCCAGATTGTATTTAAGATTCCTTATCCTCAATTGAATGAGCAGGTGAAATATCGTAGAAATTTGGACCCTAAATGGTTTTATTATCAAACAGTCATGGCACTAATGCAGGCATATGGCCGTGGGATTAGGGATGTGGATGATTGGTGTGTAATGTATATCATCGATTCCAGCTTTAAACAGTTATTTGATTATAATCGTGGATTTTTCAATGAATATTTCATCGAAGCGGTACAAAAAAAGAAGTAATGTGATAGCTTGAAAGCTATCTGTTTAATTTTTGATAATTTGCAGCTTGAAGACCATGGTATTTAATCATGCCTTCAACTTCACTTTGTTCTGTTTCCTTGTCTTCAAAGGTAATCTGTTCTATGCTATGTAAGCTGAATGGAGATTTTCTGACTATTGGTTGGATTGAGCCTTTGAAAATTTTCATTACAACTTCTCCACTCACTCTTTCCTGCATTTTATCGATTGCTTGGTCAAGGTCCTCTCTTAAAGGTTCTTGCCATAGTGCTCCGTAGACTAAATCAGCATAGAGTGTTGACATGTATTCAGCAAATCTTAATTCGTCAGTTGTTAAAACTAATTCTTCTAATGCTTGGTGAGCTGCAATTAATAATTTTGCACCAGGGGTTTCGTAGATTTCCCTACTTTTAATGCCAATCATTCTGTTTTCAATTGTGTCTACTCTGCCGATGCCATGAGATCCTGCAATTTCATTTGCTTTTTTGATAATGTCAATTAAAGGCATCATTTCGCCGTTGATTGCTACAGGAATGCCTTCTTCAAATTCAATGGATACTTTTTCTGGTTCGCCTTTAGCATCTTCCCATGATGCGGTCCATTCGTAAATGTCTTCAGGAGGTTCGTTTGCAGGGTCTTCTAAGACGTCTCCTTCTATTGCTCTTCCCCAAAGGTTTTCATCGATACTGTAAATTTTATCATAGCTTAATTCGATACCTTTTGATTCTGCATATGCCTTTTCTTCTGTTCTTGTTAGATTCATTTCTCTGATTGGTGCAATGATATCCAAATCAGACATTGCAAGAATAATTGCTTCGAATCTGAATTGATCGTTTCCTTTTCCGGTACAGCCGTGTGCAATAGCTGTTGCCCCTTCTTTTTCAGCTACTTCTATAAGTTTTTGAGCAATCAGGGGTCTTGCAAATGCAGTACTTAATGGGTATCCTTCGTATTCGGCATTTGCTTTTATTCCACGTGCGATGTATTCGTTAGCAAATTCTTCTTTAGCATCTATATTATAATGTTTTAAGCCTCCAATTTTGGCCGCACTTGCTTTTGCTTTTTCCATTTCTTCTTCGCCTTGTCCTACATCTACACATGCAGTGATAACTTCTACATTGTATTCTTCTTCTAATAATTTAACACATACAGAGGTATCTAGTCCACCACTGAATGCTAAAAGTACTTTATCAGTCATTTAATCACCATAATTGTTTTGATAAGAATGATTATCAAAAAATATTTTTGTTTTTAATAGTATTTAATAATTTTTGAAAAAATGAGGCAGAAGAAAACTCTTAATTGAGCTAATAATTGAGGTTGAATGTTATATGGGCTTTTTAAAAATGAAATCTCAATTAAGAGTTATAAGAGAAGAAAGCTTTGACTTTGTTCTCTTGTTTATAATGTTGTAGTTACTAGTATATAAAAGTTTAGGTATGCCTAAAAATTAGATTTCCACTAAAACATTATTTTTCCTTGCAAAATCTATTAGTCGGGAATATGTCGGATTGCTTTCTAATGTGTTTATGTTGCCGATAATTATGAGTTTCCTTTTAGCACGTGTTATTGCGACATTTAATCTTCGAAGGTCACTTAAAAAACCAATATTTCCGCCATCATTGCTTCTGACAGTTGATATGATGATGATTTCCTTTTCTCTTCCTTGAAAACCGTCAACCGTTTTCACTTCAACCGGTGTTTTATCCTGAATGATTTTCACTTGGTCAGCATAGGGGCTTATTATGCCGATGTCGGTCTCCTCAAGGCCGATATTTAAATAATCGTCTGCTAATTTCACGGCAATATCTGCTTCTAATCTATTAATGATTGATTTTGAATCTTTGAGATGTCTTTCACCTTCTGAATCTAGTTTTGAAGTATCGACAAATAGCATAGCTTCCTCTTCACTATCTGTGTTTATAATGTCATTGATTGTTATGTCATCAACTGAGGAGTCACTTTTTAAATTGTTATTGTAAAATTCTGCATTTGGAAATTTCATTAGAAGCGAATTCATACGGTATTGAACATTCAATAATTGTGATTTAAATGGATATAATCTGATCAGCTCTTCAAATAATGTTTTCTCAAGTGACCCTGCTTTATCACTTATTATTGTCGGTGGAAGTTGTTTATGGTCTCCTGCAAGGATGAATCTATGGGCTTTGGCTATTGGAATCAAAACGCTTGGAATGGTGGCCTGTGAAGCTTCATCGATGATTGCAACATCGAATTTTGTCCTTGCAATTGATTCCAGTGCTGCAGAGGAGTTTGTGGATAGAATGACATCACTGGTTTCAATGATATCTCGAATCATTTTATTTTCCACCCTTCTTATCTCATCGTGAAGCTCATCAACCTGCTGGTTATATTCAATCCATTGAGCCATTGATTTCATTTTCTCTGGTGAAATTCCCCGACCGCCTTTTCCTTTGGATGCATTGAATAAAATGTCATAATCCCCATATCCTCTGCGGTATTGTGGAGTTGGCTTCGTATGAACGCTTCTTTTTTCAATTAAGTTATCAATCTTCTTGCGAATCTTTTTAATTTTCTTATTTAACTTATGATTTTCAACTTTATACGCTAGAGTTTGTGTGATGTTGTGTTTTGAAACTCTTTGAGGATGCCCTAGCCTTGTTAGGTTTAGTTTTTTGTTTTCCATCAATCTCTCTAGAATATTGTCGACTGCAGCATTGCTTTCAGCTGTTGCCAGTACTTTATGATTTTGCCGGGTTTCCTGCGATATCAATTCAACTAGGGTTCTTGTTTTTCCAGTTCCAAAGGGGCCGTGAATCAGATAAAAGTTTTCACATGAAAGGGCATTTTCGATAGCGCTTTTTTGAGATTCGTTAAGTGATTCATCGATATAGTCAATATAAGGTGTAGATCTATTTTTTTTAGGATTTCTTTCGCTTAAAATGTACTCTAGCGCATTTTTTCCTTTTAAGCTTAAGTGTTTTAGATTATCTTCCATCCTTCTGAATGTGATGTCATTGGCATATAAATCGAGTCTCACTTTCTTTTTTAAAACCCATCTTGGGATTCTTTTGTCGAATGCCACTTTAATGAAACGGGCGCCTTTTTCAGTGACAGTTCCTGTAAAATCGCTGCTTAATGGATTGGCAGTGCTTACCAATACCATATCCCCAACGGATATTTCGGTTTCTATGATTTCAGACCTTCCAAATTGAACTATTTTAAGCCCTAATTCCTCTCCAATATACTTTCCTTTAACTTTGTTTATGGCACGGCCTAGCTCTTCTCTTTTTTGACCGGACATATGGGCTATTTCGAATCTCATCAGTTCAATTTCAGCATCCCTTTCATAATTGACCAATCTGATTAAATTTTTGATATATTTCTTCAATTTCATACTAATTTATAAATAAGGGCGTTAATGTAATTAAATATATGGAATTTAAAAAAGTTAGTCAATTTGAAAATTTGGAAATGGCATATGTTTGTGATTTTTCAGGGGGCTACATTTCCAGAAATAAGAATTTATTTTCACAGATTGAATTGACTGATTTAAGCAAACTTATTTTGGAAAAGTCTGTTTTTGGAACGCCGATTTTTAAGATGGGTGATGGAGGCAATAAACTGTTAATGATATCCGGTATTCATGGAAACGAATTGCCTCCCCAAATAGCTAGCGTTAAGTTATTCAATGAATTAATTGGCCGTGACCTTTCACATACCATATATTTCATTCCGTTTGCAGCTCCGAAGTCTTCGATGAACAGTGAGAGAACTTTCAATTCATTGGATTTGAATAGGTCTGCTCATGTTAATAATTCTCTTAGCAATTTGATTTTGCAGACCGCATTGAAATTAGGTGTTAATTTTGTAGGTGATTTCCACTCCACTGCATATAACTCAAATCCCGGTTTTGAGTCTGTTTTCTCATCAAAAGCCCCATCTCCAGAAAGTTATCTCATAGCTAATTACATTTCAAAAGATGTAGGCTCTGAAATGATTGCCTTTGATTTTGCAGGCACTTCTTATAAAGGTGCTGTTGAAGACGTATGTAATCTAAAAGGCATTCCAGCAGTTACATGTGAAGTCTTATGTCCTTTTTCCAGTGTTAGTGAAGGTAGCGTTAAGACATCTATTGGGCAAATGAAAAGTTTTCTTGATTATTTTGGGGTATGAATCTTTCTAGAGATAATCGTATAATTCAATATTGTAATATTCGCATTGCTAGAAAATTTTATTTTCATGCGAACTGAACTAATTTCATTAAAAAGAATGTAAAATACTCTAGAGTATTTACAATAATTTTAAATTCGGCAAAACATATTTAAATCTTAATGTTTCTCTAAGATTATTTCAACAATATGTTTAAACGCCTCTTTTGATTCCGGAACTAACGGATAGATAGGATAAACATGAGTCATTTCCTCGCCAATGTTCAACTCAACGTCAATGCCGTTATCTTTTAGTTTGTTGTAAAATTTAACTACGTCCGGATAGAATATTTCATGGGTTCCTACAAATAGTGTAGTTTTTGGAAGCTTTTTTATATCTCCAAATAGGGGACTTACTTTATAATCTTTTGGATCCAAGTCACCAGCCCAGGTTTCACCCATCTCGCGCAAGCCGTCTACCCCAAGCATAGGATCAAATTCGACTTCATCATAATCCCCAGACATTGATACATCAAGCCATGGTGATATCAAAATCAGGTTTTTAGGTTGAGGCAATTCATTCATCGCCAAATATTCACAAAATGCTGCAGACAATCCTCCTCCGGCAGAATCCCCCATGACAATAATAGGTTTGTTAATTGTTAGTAAATCTTTATACAATTTTTCAACAATTTCATAGGTTTCCTCATAAGTATGATTTGGAGCAAGCGGATAAAGTGGAGCAAATACTGTTGCATTAATTTTTTTTGCAAGTTTATCGCAAAATGAGATGTGAGGGTTTCTAATCTCGTTTACATATATTCCTCCATGAAGATATATGACCAGGCGTTCAACATCTTCATTTTCATTGAAAATCACCATTTGGCATCCGAACAAATCTTTGCTTTCAACTTTAGTGCGGTAAATCCTTTTTGGTATTTTATAATCTTCATCTTCTTCAAGGGAACGCTCTTTCATATGTTCATCAGCTTTCTCAGCATCGTCGACATATTCGCGATGTTTTATGTCCAAAGCGGTTTCCACAATTTTTGACATTTTTGACATTTTTTCCCACCTTTTTTTTAATTAATAGAGTTAATATTCAATTTTTTAACTTTTAATAAATATTATATTAAAATATATATAATATTTTTTACTATAATCTTAAATAAGGTGATTTTTATGGATTATAAGAAAATGCTTGGAATTATATTGATTATATTGGGTTTAATTTTTATAATTTGCCCCTTGTATAGTGCAGCAGCAGTATCCTGGATTGCAGGCATATGTTTAATAGTATTTGGATTTGCCTCTATCATTGACGGATTTTCTGTATGGAGCATGATGGCTCATGTTTCAGTGATTAATATATTATTGGGAATTTGTGCAATACTATTTGGATTATTATTTATTTATGAAATTGATGTATTGTCTTTCCTTGTTGGATTCTTATTTTATTTAATTGCATTTGTAATGATATTTATTGGTATATCAGGAATTATTTTCGGAGTGGGGTCAATATCAAAAATCACCTCAGTATTGATTTTAATCTTGGGCATAATAGCATGCGGTCTTGCTTTTTATTCACTCGCACAACCGCTATATACATCAATCCTCGTTGGATTATGTCTGATTTTGGAAGGAATAGCTTTCTTGACAACTGGTGCAGTTGAGGATTAATTGGATAAGTGATATTTATGGATAAGGAAACAAAACAACGTTTGGGAGAAATCAGAGCAGCTTTAAAAAAGTATGGCTTTGATAAGATTTTAGCTCAAACAGCTAAAAGTAAAATACGTTCAAAAGACGATGATTCAGATAGTCTTTTGTTGGATGATGAAATTCCTGAAAAATTAAGATTGATGCTTCAGGAATTGGGAACTACTTTCATTAAGTTAGGCCAGCTGTTAAGTACAAGGCCGGATATTGTCGGCGAAAAAATTGCAGATGAATTGGCCAACTTGCAAGATGATAATCCTGCCATAACCTATGAACAGGTTAAGGCAATAGTTGAAAGGGAGCTCAACGGCAATATTGACGAGTTATTTGAAGATTTCCATCATGAACATTTAGCAACCGCATCCATTGGTCAGGTTCATGAAGCTAAATTAAGCACTGGTGAAAGGGTTGCAGTTAAAATCCAAAAAGAGGGCATCACTGATAAGATAGACCTTGATTTAAGGATAATGAAATATATTGCCAACCGTGCCGATAAATGGAATGCTGATTTAAGAAAATTGAACTTGCCAGGAATCATGGAAGAGTTTGACCGTTCAATTCACAAGGAAATCGATTATAATAATGAATTCATGAATATGCAACGCATAGAATTGAATTTCGAAGACAATCCTGATATTCATATTCCAGCCACCTATGCCAAATATTGTTCATCAAAAGTTTTAACAATGGAATTTATAGCCGGTGCAAAATTAAACGACGTATATGAAAGTGAAGGCGATGAATTCGATAAGAAACTTTTGGCAAAGAATGTTCTAGATTCTTATCTTCAACAACTGTTCATCGACGGATTTTTCCATGGAGACCCTCATCCAGGTAACATCATGATTTTAGAGAATAATGTTGTATGTTATCTTGATTTGGGTATGATGGGATTCTTTGATGAAGAATTTAAACGCAATCTCTCTGAAGTAATGTTATTGTTTGTAGACCAGGATGTAGACGGACTGATAAATCAGCTGATGTACATGGACATCTTGGATTATGATATTGACACAAAAACATTAAGAAGGGACTTGAATGATTTGTTCGGAAGGTATTTTGGAGTTCAATTAAATCGTTTCGACGGAGTGTTGGAGGCACTGCTAGGGCTTATGCAGGAGTACGGTGTCATTCTTCCAAATGAAATTGTTACAATGGCAAGGGGAATATCCATGGTTGAAGCTATTGCACACAATCTGGATCCGGAAATCGATGTTTTCGCATCAATCAAACCTATTGCCCAACAAATAGCTAAACAAAGAGTCAATCCTAAAGAGTACTTGAAAGGCAAAAAGAGCAGCATAATCTTATATGAACACATGTTTAGGGCCTTGCCGAAGCTTCTTACAAGGACAATTCACAAGATTGAAAATGAAGAATTGAAATTGAAGTTCGAAGTTGACATCAACGATAAGGTCTCAATAGTCGCCTTGATATCCGCGCTTCTAATTGGTTCTTCTGTTGTTTCATTTGGGCCAATGGTATTTGACATGCCTGTGATTTCTTTAATTGGGTATATAATAGCTATAATTTTAAGTATTATTGGCTTAAAGAAGTTTGTTTTATAATATCAAAATTATGAGGAATTAATTTTCCTCAAAAATTATTTTTTTTGCAAATTTAAATGTATTTGAGCAAGTTTATTTTTTTCAGCATGAATATCCATGTCACAATAATTGAAAATATACAGGACATGATTATTATCGGAGGATAGAAATAGTAGCCGATAATTATGAAAATGCATGTGAACACGATGTTTAAGAAATAGGTGTTGTAGTTCTGGAATGCTTCCTGCAGGAATGAGTTTGATTGGTCTATTTTTTTCATTTCATATGTGGCAATTAGAGAGCAGACATTGATAATGATAAAATCTATCCCATAGATGCATTGTGGCACAAAGCTGTGAAAGTTCATGGAAACGTATGTTGTTAAGTAAGGGATTAATGATAAAAAGAATAGTCCTAGTGATATGGTCCATATTGCTTTATAATTGATCTTGTTTACAATACTGAATAAGTTGTAGGTAAAGTTCCACACATTAAAGCAAACAATGAAACTGACTGCATATGCTATGAATTCAAGTTTTAATTCCAATAAACCGCTTAAACTGCCATTTGCAGCTATTGGAATTTCAAGCACAATGATTGTTATGATAATGGCTATGATTGCATCAATCAATGCTTCAAATCTTTCAGTATCTTCAAATTCCTTACCCTGCATTCTATTGTAGATAATGCTTAAGACCACGGCAACTAAACAGGCCAGATAGATTCCAGGAATAAATATTGTATATGATATTATAAAACCAATAATTATGATTAGTAAAGGCAGTATGAAGTGAGTCTTTTTAATGTTCAACTCTTTTAATTTTTCATTTGATTTGTTAGCTCCATAGACCACAACCACGGATATGATATGGGAAATGTTAGCAAAAAGGATTAGTAATCCGAAAATTGTCTCGGCAGTTAAAGAATACAAATTCAGAGAAAGCCATGATGCGAAATATGGAAATAGTGAGAATAAGAAGATTGAAACTCCATATGTGATTAGGGCCTTGTTGTTTATAGTGTCAATATGTTGAAATAGGTTCTGGTTGCTGTACCAGATATTGATAATTGATAGGAACACTATTAAATATGTTGCGATATTCAAATAATTTGAAAAGAAAGCTCCCCATTCCGGACTTAAAGGTTGAGGAATTTTCAGCACCAAAATTGTTATAACAATTGCCAAAACTGCATCATAAAAAGTTTCAAATCTATTAGTATTCATATATTTTAATATATTGTTTATTAGTAAATAAATCTTTATTTATCTTTTTTTCAAAATATTACTTTTCAAATGCTCTTGGAAAAATGTTATAATTAAATATTGGTATATTAAAAAATAAGGTGATTTTGAAAATGTCGTCTTATAAAGGGCATTCCATATTTGCATTAATTCTTTCATTGATGTTTTTTCATAGTCCTCTGTTAATTGCTTTAACTCTGATTGGTGCAAATATTCCAGACTTTGACCATAAGTTCAAAAAGGATAATGTCTATAAGTTGATCATTTTAGGATTGATAGTGTTTATTTCACTTTATATCCTTAAATTACCTTATTATATCGGGCTTATGATAGTGTTTTTGGGTGTCACTTTTTATTTTTCAGAGCATAGGAGTTTTACGCATTCGATTTTCGGTGTTTTGACATTGACCTCAGCCGTCTCGTTAATCCTGATTTGGGGCTTGGAGTTAATTGCAAGCATATCTCTTTTATCTGATTATTATCTGTTGATGGCAATTTTGATAGCTCTTTTAAGCTTTTTATTTTTGAATAAACGTATGCTGTTAATATTTTTACCAGTATTTTTCATCAGCCTGTTCATATTTAAAACCGGCAGCATCTCTTATATTGAAATTGTCATGAGCTTATTTTTAGGAGTATTTTCTCACATAGTTCTTGATTCCTTCACGCCTTCAGGAATTAAAATATTTGCTCCTCTGTCTTCAAAGAAAGTCTATAAGAATTTTGGCAGATGTTCTATATTTGCCTTAATCGTTTTGGCTATCCTGTATCATGCCCCATTCCTATTCAATCTCTTTGAACAATATGTGTCTGGTTCACTATTAATCGTTGGCATTTAATAAGGAGTAAGACATATAATTAATATCATGGTTGAAATTTCAGTTATACTTCCCGTTTACAATAGCGAAGATTACTTGGAGGGGTGTTTGGACAGTCTTTTGAATCAGACGTTCAAGGACATGGAAATTTTATGCATTGATGATGGCTCTAGTGATGGGTCCCCAGATATATTGAAGGAATATGAAAAAGCAGACAATCGCATAACTGTAATTAGCCAAGAGAACATGGGCGTTGCAAAAACCAGAAACAAGGCCTTGGAATTAATCAATGGCAATTATGTCTATTTCATGGATTCCGATGATTTCCTGGATAGGAATGCATTTAAAAAATTGCATGACAATATCACCTCAAACAATTCTGATTTTTGCATCATGAAAGCGATTTTCGTAAATGGTGATGAGGAGTATAAATTCCCCGCTTTTGACTTGGATAAGGAGTTTGAAAAGGTCAATTTCAATAGGTTCACATTCACTTATAAGGATATCAAAAGCCATGTTCTAAATGACTTGTTTGCGCCTTGGCTTAAGTTGTACAGTGCCGGATTTTTAAAGGGCAGCGAAGAATTTACTTTCCCTGAGATGAAATCGTATTCTGATGCTCCTTTCCATGTGAAGACAATGCTGAAAGCCTCCAGGATATCATTTGTCCCTGAATATCTCTATTATTATCGTGAAAATGATGATTCTTTGGTTCATTCGTCTTCGAATACTATTAATTTTTTCAAGCTTTCCGACATTATCGAAAATTATTTGAGGGAAAATAACTTTTTTGATGAGTTTAAAGATGAATTTGATGCATTCAGGGTGGTTAAGCTGGTTTATTATATGGGATTTGCGGATTCTGATGTGTATTACCTGAAAGCTAAGGACGAACTATCAAATATCAATGCGGCATCTTTATCAATTGCAGATAAAGACCTCGACAAAATGAATATAGTTCTCGATTCAGACAACTTAAAGGAATGTAAGTTGGCTTTAGAGTTGTATGATTGCAAAAGAAGGGTCAAATCAATGCAGGAATCCAGAAGCTGGAAAGTGACCAAACCATTAAGGAAATTTACATCATCATTAAAATAAATTGTTCATGCATACAAAGAATAATCCTGAATCTTTAACCCATAAGCAGAATTTTGAGACAATATATAGCACAGGCAGTTCTATTAACGGTCCGATTACAAGGGCGATGGCTATCAGCTCATGGCCAGGAAAAGATGTTATTGCGATGGCCAGCGCCAGCGGTGAGTTGCGTGCAAGGGTTGTCATTGTCAGACTGGCATATTCAGAGTAAGTGAAGTTAATTTTTTCGGATAACAGCAAGTCAATAATAACATTAACGCCAAAAAATATGATTAATGGAATGAATATGGTTGTTAGCGAGTTTAAATTTGAAAATAATAGTTCTCCTTGACTTGCGAATATGCAGAATACCGCAAGCGCCAAAAAGTAAATTTGAGTTTTGGCAAATAAATCCGTTG from Methanobrevibacter sp. includes:
- a CDS encoding succinylglutamate desuccinylase/aspartoacylase family protein, with the translated sequence MEFKKVSQFENLEMAYVCDFSGGYISRNKNLFSQIELTDLSKLILEKSVFGTPIFKMGDGGNKLLMISGIHGNELPPQIASVKLFNELIGRDLSHTIYFIPFAAPKSSMNSERTFNSLDLNRSAHVNNSLSNLILQTALKLGVNFVGDFHSTAYNSNPGFESVFSSKAPSPESYLIANYISKDVGSEMIAFDFAGTSYKGAVEDVCNLKGIPAVTCEVLCPFSSVSEGSVKTSIGQMKSFLDYFGV
- a CDS encoding alpha/beta hydrolase, whose product is MSKMSKIVETALDIKHREYVDDAEKADEHMKERSLEEDEDYKIPKRIYRTKVESKDLFGCQMVIFNENEDVERLVIYLHGGIYVNEIRNPHISFCDKLAKKINATVFAPLYPLAPNHTYEETYEIVEKLYKDLLTINKPIIVMGDSAGGGLSAAFCEYLAMNELPQPKNLILISPWLDVSMSGDYDEVEFDPMLGVDGLREMGETWAGDLDPKDYKVSPLFGDIKKLPKTTLFVGTHEIFYPDVVKFYNKLKDNGIDVELNIGEEMTHVYPIYPLVPESKEAFKHIVEIILEKH
- a CDS encoding DUF308 domain-containing protein — translated: MDYKKMLGIILIILGLIFIICPLYSAAAVSWIAGICLIVFGFASIIDGFSVWSMMAHVSVINILLGICAILFGLLFIYEIDVLSFLVGFLFYLIAFVMIFIGISGIIFGVGSISKITSVLILILGIIACGLAFYSLAQPLYTSILVGLCLILEGIAFLTTGAVED
- a CDS encoding AarF/ABC1/UbiB kinase family protein, producing MDKETKQRLGEIRAALKKYGFDKILAQTAKSKIRSKDDDSDSLLLDDEIPEKLRLMLQELGTTFIKLGQLLSTRPDIVGEKIADELANLQDDNPAITYEQVKAIVERELNGNIDELFEDFHHEHLATASIGQVHEAKLSTGERVAVKIQKEGITDKIDLDLRIMKYIANRADKWNADLRKLNLPGIMEEFDRSIHKEIDYNNEFMNMQRIELNFEDNPDIHIPATYAKYCSSKVLTMEFIAGAKLNDVYESEGDEFDKKLLAKNVLDSYLQQLFIDGFFHGDPHPGNIMILENNVVCYLDLGMMGFFDEEFKRNLSEVMLLFVDQDVDGLINQLMYMDILDYDIDTKTLRRDLNDLFGRYFGVQLNRFDGVLEALLGLMQEYGVILPNEIVTMARGISMVEAIAHNLDPEIDVFASIKPIAQQIAKQRVNPKEYLKGKKSSIILYEHMFRALPKLLTRTIHKIENEELKLKFEVDINDKVSIVALISALLIGSSVVSFGPMVFDMPVISLIGYIIAIILSIIGLKKFVL
- a CDS encoding TMEM175 family protein; the protein is MNTNRFETFYDAVLAIVITILVLKIPQPLSPEWGAFFSNYLNIATYLIVFLSIINIWYSNQNLFQHIDTINNKALITYGVSIFLFSLFPYFASWLSLNLYSLTAETIFGLLILFANISHIISVVVVYGANKSNEKLKELNIKKTHFILPLLIIIIGFIISYTIFIPGIYLACLVAVVLSIIYNRMQGKEFEDTERFEALIDAIIAIIITIIVLEIPIAANGSLSGLLELKLEFIAYAVSFIVCFNVWNFTYNLFSIVNKINYKAIWTISLGLFFLSLIPYLTTYVSMNFHSFVPQCIYGIDFIIINVCSLIATYEMKKIDQSNSFLQEAFQNYNTYFLNIVFTCIFIIIGYYFYPPIIIMSCIFSIIVTWIFMLKKINLLKYI
- a CDS encoding metal-dependent hydrolase, with the translated sequence MSSYKGHSIFALILSLMFFHSPLLIALTLIGANIPDFDHKFKKDNVYKLIILGLIVFISLYILKLPYYIGLMIVFLGVTFYFSEHRSFTHSIFGVLTLTSAVSLILIWGLELIASISLLSDYYLLMAILIALLSFLFLNKRMLLIFLPVFFISLFIFKTGSISYIEIVMSLFLGVFSHIVLDSFTPSGIKIFAPLSSKKVYKNFGRCSIFALIVLAILYHAPFLFNLFEQYVSGSLLIVGI